One genomic segment of Cronobacter turicensis z3032 includes these proteins:
- the ygjM gene encoding Uncharacterized HTH-type transcriptional regulator ygjM produces the protein MIADTTKAIEATKQLVAAVPLLGGSSSEKDYRDALALVDYLIDHDDENPLIDILAAKIADYEENSERFAEFNKEVGEMPVGVALLRTLIDQHKLSYADLKEEIGSKSLVSQILSGQRSLTISHIKALSARFGVKPQWFL, from the coding sequence ATGATCGCCGACACCACTAAAGCTATCGAAGCAACAAAACAACTGGTAGCGGCTGTCCCTCTGTTGGGGGGGAGCTCCTCCGAGAAGGACTACCGTGACGCGCTGGCGCTGGTGGATTACCTGATTGACCACGACGATGAAAACCCGCTGATCGACATTCTGGCAGCCAAAATCGCCGACTACGAAGAGAACAGCGAGCGCTTTGCCGAGTTCAACAAAGAGGTTGGAGAAATGCCGGTTGGCGTCGCGCTGCTGCGCACGCTGATTGACCAGCATAAGCTGTCCTACGCCGACCTGAAGGAGGAAATTGGCTCTAAATCGCTGGTAAGCCAGATCCTTTCCGGTCAGCGCTCCCTGACTATCTCGCACATCAAGGCGCTTTCCGCTCGCTTCGGCGTTAAGCCACAATGGTTCCTGTGA
- the ygjN gene encoding Uncharacterized protein ygjN — translation MHVISKEPFEQAARLFPNDATAIKALYRLVCETDFKSPDELRAAVPSLDNFKYRNKWWVLDVGGNNLRVIAYINFVNKRFYVKHIATHAEYDKLTRYYRENKE, via the coding sequence ATGCACGTCATTTCCAAAGAGCCCTTTGAACAAGCGGCACGGCTCTTTCCAAACGACGCCACAGCCATAAAGGCGCTGTATCGCCTGGTATGCGAAACAGATTTTAAATCGCCTGATGAACTTCGCGCCGCCGTGCCAAGTCTCGACAATTTTAAGTACCGTAACAAATGGTGGGTTTTAGATGTGGGTGGCAACAACCTGAGGGTCATCGCCTATATCAACTTCGTGAATAAACGCTTCTACGTGAAGCATATCGCGACCCACGCTGAATACGATAAGCTGACTCGCTACTATCGGGAGAACAAAGAATGA